The genomic stretch CACGCCCTGCTCACGCGACCTTAACCCGTCGGCGGCATCCTTGGCCCCGTTGCAACACCCGCCGGTTCGGGCCAACAACCCGACCGGCATCCCATAGGACCAGAGGCGCGCAGGCCGCGTCATATCTGAACGGTTCAGACATGCAGGGATAAAATCCTGTCTCACACTCCGATCTGGCGGCGCCGCCTTTTTTAACGGGCTTCCCACGATCCACATCAGATGAAACGAAACAACTGCCCCGGAGTGTTCCGGCGCAGCCATTCCGCGTTGCCTGCCATTTGCAATGAAACGCATGGCTCGCAACAAGGTGCACCGCCCGACCGCCCGTCACGCCAGAGGCGGGACGAAGCCTCCGCTGGAAAACATCGCGCAGATGACCGCTTTGGAGCAGGTGCGGAAAAGTTCGGCTCTGTCAGTTCACCCAACGCCTCAGTTTTGGAATCCCGCGTGTAAATGCCCAAGCCAGGATTTTGGGCATCCCTTTTTCAACCAGGGCTGTGACGCAGTGTGCCTGGAATTCGGTGACCGACACCGTGGGGTGTATGAAGGCACCGTTTTCATAGCAAAGCGAGCAATATTCCGAACTCTTCGTTCCGTCGCTTTCTGACCCCCCTCCTTTGGGATCCTTGTTCAGCGGCATCCCGCAACTTTGGCACCGATTTGACATGGAAAGCTCCTTGCGTTTTCACATCAACATGACTACCAACAACCATGGTCCACAGTCAATGGTATTGAAATGCGCATAGGTGAACTGGCCAAACGCAGTGGGTTTACCCGCGATGCAATCCGACTTTATGAGCGGAGCGGTTTAATCAAAGCGGACACGCGAGAGGCCGACAACAACTACAAGAGCTATCCTGAAGGCGCGGTCTTTGCGCTGGAAATCATCAGGGATGCCCAAGCAGCAGGTATGAGTATTCATGACCTTTCAAAGTTCATGAGACAGCTTGAGGCGCAGGACACAGATGATTTTGATGGCGACGCGTTTCTGGCCGATAAGATCGTCGAAATCGAGGATCGGATCCAAGCCTCGAAGCGGTTCCTGGCCACCCTGCAACAGACAAGAGTGGCGTTGGCTGCGGCGCCATATTGCGACGACCAGGTCTTCGAGCGG from Pseudosulfitobacter sp. DSM 107133 encodes the following:
- a CDS encoding MerR family transcriptional regulator, whose product is MRIGELAKRSGFTRDAIRLYERSGLIKADTREADNNYKSYPEGAVFALEIIRDAQAAGMSIHDLSKFMRQLEAQDTDDFDGDAFLADKIVEIEDRIQASKRFLATLQQTRVALAAAPYCDDQVFER
- a CDS encoding zinc ribbon domain-containing protein → MSNRCQSCGMPLNKDPKGGGSESDGTKSSEYCSLCYENGAFIHPTVSVTEFQAHCVTALVEKGMPKILAWAFTRGIPKLRRWVN